A single region of the Pseudomonadota bacterium genome encodes:
- a CDS encoding histidine phosphatase family protein — MSTRIFLIRHGTTGANLNNIFAGRSDEPLHPEGKLQLSRVAEKLRGTGVNHIYCGPLTRTRMSAEIISKTTDAPLETHDAFNEIDIAHWDGLTKDEIRERFGPEYPTWLETPEMFSVEYCETLTDVQTRAVKGTEEILAAHPGRNIVVVSHLIVLRTLVLHYRNLPLSAFRSLKIGNASITELVQRENGQLEVVSERE, encoded by the coding sequence ATGAGTACCAGAATTTTCCTGATCAGGCATGGCACAACCGGTGCCAACCTGAACAACATCTTTGCCGGGCGTTCAGATGAACCCCTGCATCCAGAAGGGAAGCTGCAGCTCTCCCGGGTGGCGGAAAAACTCCGCGGGACTGGCGTTAACCATATCTATTGCGGGCCCCTGACCCGGACCAGAATGTCGGCAGAGATCATCAGCAAGACCACCGATGCCCCGCTTGAGACACATGACGCCTTCAATGAAATCGATATCGCCCACTGGGACGGACTGACCAAGGATGAGATCCGGGAAAGGTTCGGGCCCGAATACCCGACCTGGCTGGAAACTCCCGAAATGTTTTCGGTGGAATACTGCGAGACTTTAACTGATGTTCAAACCCGTGCCGTCAAAGGAACCGAAGAGATCCTCGCCGCACATCCGGGGCGGAATATCGTGGTGGTCAGCCACCTGATCGTGCTCCGCACCCTTGTCCTTCACTACCGAAACCTCCCGCTCAGCGCCTTCCGCTCGCTCAAGATCGGCAACGCCTCCATCACCGAACTGGTGCAAAGAGAAAATGGGCAGCTTGAGGTTGTATCTGAACGAGAGTAG
- the rpoN gene encoding RNA polymerase factor sigma-54 has translation MALELRQQLKLAQQLVMTPQLQQAIKLLQLSRLELAATIQEELDQNPLLEDIGLSADQENGDAREREAGAEDFQSDQEFTQVTTEVRMDTNSSLQEINWQDYANEYEPLPSFKPSEESDLPSRLDILTSKPDLQSHLQWQLNLTAVGDEEVEVGEYIIGNLNRDGFLEVDLETIMQETGCDHDTAEYMVELIQDMDPAGIAARSIQESLLLQLERLDLDKSLAATIVRDHLSLMETRNYAGIVKATGRSKQSVQEAIDVIVSLDPFPGRQYSDEEPQYITPDVYVHKVDGEYVIMLNDDGLPRLRISNFYRDILKGDKAAGGSTREYISDKMKSAAWLIKSIQQRQRTIYKVVESIIKFQKDFFERGVEHLKPLVLRDVAEDIEMHESTISRVTNNKYVHTPQGTFELKYFFTSSIERRDGGDAMSSLSIKNRIKAIVQEENSAKPLSDNAIAEIFEKDNIKLARRTVAKYREQLGILPSKLRKSPRF, from the coding sequence ATGGCCCTGGAACTCAGACAACAGCTAAAATTAGCCCAGCAACTGGTGATGACCCCCCAGCTGCAGCAGGCAATAAAACTACTCCAGCTTTCCCGACTTGAACTGGCCGCGACCATTCAAGAGGAGCTCGACCAGAACCCGCTTCTCGAGGATATCGGTCTGTCAGCCGATCAGGAAAACGGAGATGCGCGGGAAAGGGAGGCGGGCGCCGAAGACTTTCAGTCCGACCAGGAGTTTACCCAGGTAACCACCGAAGTGAGGATGGACACCAATTCCTCCCTGCAGGAAATCAACTGGCAGGATTATGCCAATGAGTATGAGCCCCTGCCGTCATTTAAACCAAGCGAGGAAAGTGACCTCCCCTCAAGGCTGGATATTCTCACCAGCAAGCCTGATTTGCAGTCCCATCTGCAGTGGCAGCTGAACCTTACCGCCGTCGGCGACGAGGAGGTGGAAGTTGGGGAGTACATCATCGGCAACCTGAACCGGGACGGATTTCTGGAAGTTGATCTGGAAACCATCATGCAGGAAACCGGGTGCGATCACGATACTGCCGAGTATATGGTCGAGCTGATCCAGGATATGGACCCGGCGGGCATCGCCGCCCGCTCCATTCAGGAATCCCTTCTGCTGCAGCTGGAAAGGCTTGATCTGGACAAGAGCCTCGCGGCGACCATTGTCCGCGACCATCTCTCTCTGATGGAGACCAGAAATTACGCGGGAATCGTCAAGGCAACCGGTCGCAGCAAACAGAGTGTCCAGGAGGCGATCGATGTGATCGTCAGCCTCGATCCTTTCCCCGGCCGTCAGTATTCAGACGAGGAGCCCCAGTATATTACTCCCGATGTGTATGTCCACAAGGTGGACGGCGAATATGTGATCATGTTGAACGACGACGGGCTGCCCAGGTTGCGGATCAGTAATTTTTACCGGGATATTCTGAAGGGAGACAAGGCGGCGGGCGGGAGTACCAGAGAATATATCTCAGACAAGATGAAATCGGCGGCCTGGCTGATCAAGAGCATTCAGCAGCGGCAGCGTACCATTTACAAGGTGGTGGAAAGTATCATCAAGTTTCAGAAAGATTTTTTCGAAAGGGGCGTGGAACATCTCAAGCCCCTGGTGTTGCGGGATGTGGCGGAAGATATCGAGATGCACGAATCCACCATCAGCAGGGTCACCAACAACAAGTATGTCCACACCCCGCAAGGGACTTTCGAGCTGAAGTACTTCTTCACTTCTTCCATCGAGAGGCGGGACGGCGGGGACGCCATGTCATCGCTCAGCATCAAGAACCGGATCAAGGCGATCGTGCAGGAGGAAAACAGCGCGAAACCTTTGAGCGACAACGCCATTGCCGAGATCTTCGAGAAAGACAATATCAAGCTTGCCCGCCGTACCGTTGCCAAATATCGGGAACAGCTTGGGATCCTGCCTTCAAAGCTTAGAAAAAGCCCCAGATTCTAA
- a CDS encoding DUF3786 domain-containing protein → MSEVKSLTGHEHSWRLFLELDPEESCIGAGASFDKETGVCMLRSFGQDIIISLQERRIFGKSSIADYLLNRTGHFFDLALLKYLILAQDMTSAGELIRPSEVKGGQIFVTGTHVLPVERIALKFGADPAGFIERGKLLGGEVSEYGDAAVKLFPFPKMPVTLILWVDDEEFPARVDFFFHKGCVDLFPTDVLWSMAMVTVMAMEQQIQTVLVSP, encoded by the coding sequence ATGTCTGAGGTGAAGTCGCTGACCGGGCACGAGCATTCCTGGCGGCTTTTTCTGGAGCTTGATCCGGAGGAGTCCTGTATCGGGGCCGGCGCGAGTTTTGACAAGGAAACAGGTGTCTGTATGCTCAGATCCTTCGGGCAGGATATTATCATCTCCCTGCAGGAACGGAGGATTTTCGGAAAATCATCGATTGCTGATTATCTCCTGAACAGAACGGGCCATTTTTTTGATCTGGCTCTTCTGAAGTATCTGATCCTGGCTCAGGACATGACGAGCGCCGGTGAATTGATCCGCCCTTCGGAGGTAAAAGGTGGGCAGATATTCGTCACCGGGACCCATGTGTTGCCCGTGGAACGGATTGCGCTAAAATTCGGCGCCGATCCTGCCGGATTTATCGAAAGGGGAAAGCTGCTGGGCGGGGAAGTGTCGGAATACGGGGATGCGGCGGTCAAACTATTTCCCTTCCCGAAAATGCCGGTCACCCTGATCCTCTGGGTCGATGACGAAGAGTTCCCGGCCAGAGTTGACTTCTTTTTTCACAAGGGATGCGTTGACCTGTTTCCCACCGATGTGCTGTGGAGTATGGCAATGGTCACGGTTATGGCTATGGAGCAGCAAATCCAGACAGTTCTCGTTTCTCCCTGA